One region of Trichosurus vulpecula isolate mTriVul1 chromosome 1, mTriVul1.pri, whole genome shotgun sequence genomic DNA includes:
- the TP53INP1 gene encoding tumor protein p53-inducible nuclear protein 1 isoform X2 produces MFQRLNSMFVGEIKNSNSKEPEFSEKEDDEWILVDFIDTNFSTEVEEEDISEESPTEHPPVFSCLPTSLECLADTSESCFVQFEACPMEESWFITPPPCFTAGGLTTIKVETSPLENLLIEHPSMSVYNSSRNLNEGSCETDEFHNSNSPRPGGGEGEVEGGKTSNPAAIPLSDFLLTAVS; encoded by the exons ATGTTCCAGAGATTGAATAGTATGTTTGTGGGTGAAATCAAGAACTCCAATAGCAAAGAACCAGAATTTAGTGAAAAAGAAGATGATGAATGGATTCTTGTTGACTTTATAG ACACAAATTTTtcaacagaagtagaagaggaagaCATCAGTGAAGAATCGCCTACTGAACATCCTCcagttttttcctgtttaccaACTTCCCTGGAATGTTTAGCTGATACTAGTGAATCTTGCTTCGTCCAATTTGAGGCCTGTCCTATGGAGGAGAGCTGGTTTATTACCCCTCCCCCATGCTTTACTGCAGGTGGATTAACCACTATCAAGGTGGAAACCAGTCCTTTAGAAAACCTTCTAATTGAACATCCCAGCATGTCTGTTTATAATTCCTCCAGAAATCTTAATGAGGGCAGCTGTGAGACTGATGAATTTCATAATTCAAACAGTCCTAG gcctggaggTGGTGAAGGGGAAGTAGAGGGAGGAAAAACTTCAAACCCAGCAGCCATCCCTCTCTCAGACTTCCTTCTGACTGCAGTGTCCTAG
- the TP53INP1 gene encoding tumor protein p53-inducible nuclear protein 1 isoform X1, protein MFQRLNSMFVGEIKNSNSKEPEFSEKEDDEWILVDFIDTNFSTEVEEEDISEESPTEHPPVFSCLPTSLECLADTSESCFVQFEACPMEESWFITPPPCFTAGGLTTIKVETSPLENLLIEHPSMSVYNSSRNLNEGSCETDEFHNSNSPRMEVRNEVGQHVHCYVTALAAHSTFLEQTKSFRPTQWIKEHGERHSLNRNSLRRQNLTRDCHSRQIKHNGWVVHQPCQRQYNY, encoded by the exons ATGTTCCAGAGATTGAATAGTATGTTTGTGGGTGAAATCAAGAACTCCAATAGCAAAGAACCAGAATTTAGTGAAAAAGAAGATGATGAATGGATTCTTGTTGACTTTATAG ACACAAATTTTtcaacagaagtagaagaggaagaCATCAGTGAAGAATCGCCTACTGAACATCCTCcagttttttcctgtttaccaACTTCCCTGGAATGTTTAGCTGATACTAGTGAATCTTGCTTCGTCCAATTTGAGGCCTGTCCTATGGAGGAGAGCTGGTTTATTACCCCTCCCCCATGCTTTACTGCAGGTGGATTAACCACTATCAAGGTGGAAACCAGTCCTTTAGAAAACCTTCTAATTGAACATCCCAGCATGTCTGTTTATAATTCCTCCAGAAATCTTAATGAGGGCAGCTGTGAGACTGATGAATTTCATAATTCAAACAGTCCTAG AATGGAAGTACGGAATGAAGTGGGGCAACATGTTCACTGCTATGTTACAGCTCTTGCTGCTCATTCAACTTTCCTTGAACAAACCAAGAGCTTTCGTCCTACCCAGTGGATAAAGGAACATGGTGAAAGACATTCTCTGAATAGAAATAGCCTCCGTCGCCAAAATCTTACCAGGGATTGCCACTCTCGGCAAATCAAGCACAATGGATGGGTTGTTCACCAGCCTTGCCAGCGTCAGTACAATTACTGA